The following coding sequences are from one Panicum hallii strain FIL2 chromosome 5, PHallii_v3.1, whole genome shotgun sequence window:
- the LOC112893219 gene encoding S-adenosylmethionine synthase 2 codes for MAAESFLFTSESVNEGHPDKLCDQVSDAVLDACLAQDPDSKVACETCTKTNMVMVFGEITTKATVDYEKIVRDTCRGIGFTSDDVGLDADRCKVLVNIEQQSPDIAQGVHGHFTKRPEEIGAGDQGHMFGYATDETPELMPLSHVLATKLGARLTEVRKNGTCAWLRPDGKTQVTVEYLNEGGAMVPVRVHTVLISTQHDETVTNDEIAADLKEHVIKPVIPEKYLDEKTIFHLNPSGRFVIGGPHGDAGLTGRKIIIDTYGGWGAHGGGAFSGKDPTKVDRSGAYIARQAAKSIVAAGLARRCLVQVSYAIGVPEPLSVFVDSYGTGKIPDKEILKIVKENFDFRPGMITINLDLRRGGNRFIKTAAYGHFGRDDADFTWEVVKPLKFDKASA; via the coding sequence ATGGCGGCGGAGAGCTTCCTCTTCACCTCTGAGTCCGTGAACGAGGGGCACCCCGACAAGCTGTGCGACCAGGTCTCGGACGCCGTCCTGGACGCGTGCCTGGCGCAGGACCCCGACAGCAAGGTGGCCTGCGAGACCTGCACCAAGACCAACATGGTGATGGTGTTCGGCGAGATCACCACCAAGGCCACCGTCGACTACGAGAAGATCGTGCGCGACACCTGCCGCGGGATCGGCTTCACCTCCGACGACGTGGGCCTCGACGCCGACCGCTGCAAGGTGCTCGTCAACATCGAGCAGCAGTCCCCTGACATCGCGCAGGGCGTGCACGGCCACTTCACCAAGCGCCCCGAGGAGATCGGCGCCGGTGATCAGGGCCACATGTTCGGCTACGCCACCGACGAGACCCCCGAGCTGATGCCGCTCAGCCACGTGCTCGCCACCAAGCTCGGCGCGCGCCTTACCGAGGTCCGCAAGAACGGCACCTGCGCCTGGCTAAGGCCCGACGGCAAGACCCAGGTCACCGTCGAGTACCTCAACGAGGGTGGCGCCATGGTCCCCGTCCGCGTCCACACCGTCCTCATCTCCACCCAGCACGACGAGACCGTCACCAACGACGAGATCGCCGCCGACCTCAAGGAGCACGTCATCAAGCCCGTCATCCCGGAGAAGTACCTCGACGAGAAGACCATCTTCCACCTCAACCCGTCGGGCCGCTTCGTCATCGGCGGGCCCCACGGCGACGCTGGGCTCACCGGCCGCAAGATCATCATTGACACCTACGGCGGCTGGGGCGCCCACGGTGGCGGTGCCTTCTCCGGCAAGGACCCCACCAAGGTCGACCGCAGCGGCGCCTACATCGCCAGGCAGGCGGCCAAGAGCATCGTGGCCGCTGGCCtcgcccgccgctgcctcgtGCAGGTGTCCTACGCCATCGGCGTGCCCGAGCCCCTGTCAGTGTTCGTCGACTCGTACGGCACCGGCAAGATCCCCGACAAGGAGATCCTCAAGATCGTGAAGGAGAACTTCGACTTCAGGCCCGGGATGATCACCATCAACCTCGACCTCAGGAGGGGCGGCAACAGGTTCATCAAGACCGCCGCCTACGGCCACTTCGGGCGCGACGACGCCGACTTCACCTGGGAGGTGGTGAAGCCCCTCAAGTTCGACAAGGCATCTGCTTAG
- the LOC112892914 gene encoding pto-interacting protein 1-like, whose protein sequence is MGCFSCCSVADDDVGRRKKKDDDYVPLPVQVSNNGPSRAPAATYVTPTGRAQPIAVPAIPLEEMKEITKNFSNDALIGEGSYARVYFGVLKDGTKSAVKKLDSSKQPDQEFLVQVSAVSRLKHENVLQLVGFCAEGNIRVLAYEYATRGSLHDILHGKKGVKGAQPGPPLSWMQRVRIAVSAARGLEFLHEKAEPRVVHRDIKSSNILLFDNDVAKIGDFDVSNQSPDMAARLHSTRVLGTFGYHAPEYAMTGQLSTKSDVYSFGVVLLELLTGRKPVDHTLPRGQQSLVTWATPRLSEDKVKQCVDPRLDGEYPPKAVAKMAAVAALCVQYEGDFRPNMSIVVKALSPLLHSRSGNRPSGSSASASTAAERSGL, encoded by the exons ATGGGATGCTTTTCATGCTGCTCCGTGGCGGACGACGATGttggcaggaggaagaagaaagacgatGACTATGTCCCTCTCCCTGTTCAAG TCAGTAACAACGGACCCAGCCGGGCCCCAGCCGCAACCTATGTCACCCCCACAGGAAGAGCTCAGCCAATTGCAGTGCCGGCCATTCCCCTGGAAGAGATGAAGGAAATCACAAAGAACTTCAGCAATGATGCTCTTATTGGAGAGGGCTCGTACGCTAGAGTCTACTTTGGTGTGCTTAAAGACGGCACAAAATCTGCGGTGAAGAAGCTTGACTCCAGCAAACAGCCTGATCAAGAATTCCTTGTGCAG GTTTCAGCCGTCTCCAGACTGAAGCATGAGAACGTTCTTCAACTTGTTGGATTCTGCGCTGAAGGAAACATCCGAGTTCTTGCTTATGAGTATGCAACAAGGGGCTCATTGCATGATATCCTCCATG GGAAAAAGGGTGTCAAGGGAGCCCAGCCAGGGCCACCCCTGTCATGGATGCAACGGGTGAGGATTGCCGTGAGTGCCGCTCGAGGCCTGGAGTTCCTCCATGAGAAGGCGGAGCCTCGCGTGGTCCACCGCGACATCAAGTCCAGCAACATACTGCTCTTCGACAATGATGTCGCCAAGATCGGAGACTTTGATGTCTCCAACCAGTCCCCTGACATGGCCGCGCGCCTTCACTCCACTCGTGTTCTTGGCACCTTTGGTTACCATGCACCGGAGTACGCCATGACTGGACAGCTTAGCACGAAGAGCGACGTCTACAGCTTTGGAGTTGTGCTTCTAGAGCTTTTAACCGGTCGCAAGCCAGTTGATCATACGCTGCCACGCGGCCAGCAGAGCCTTGTGACATGG GCTACACCAAGGCTTAGTGAAGATAAGGTGAAGCAATGCGTTGATCCAAGACTTGATGGAGAATACCCTCCAAAGGCTGTTGCCAAG ATGGCTGCTGTGGCTGCCCTATGCGTGCAGTACGAGGGCGACTTCCGCCCCAACATGAGCATCGTCGTCAAGGCCCTGAGCCCCTTGCTGCACAGCCGGTCGGGCAACCGCCCCTCCGGCTCCTCGGCCTCCGCCTCCACCGCTGCAGAGCGTTCTGGACTGTGA
- the LOC112893700 gene encoding CRS2-associated factor 2, chloroplastic, with amino-acid sequence MPPPPPQRPAPSRAGRANLFSAPPPPLCNRHYPQHCSLPLPPLSPRRRHPKNHAEQRSQEQQEPADGGPRATTSNDNPAFRAAHLRTAYRKPVPPVAAAGGGEALLAADPADAASGRAVVVGPSGLSFRLPGAPFDFQFSYSEGPRAPPLAIREPAFLPFAPPTMPRPWTGKAPLLTKEEKARRRGVRLHTPLGQEPPQTVSPHGIMMEVRGRRQRDLARVSPGDGRTRDEVLGEPLTPAEVRALVKPHISHNRQLNIGRDGLTHNMLEMIHCHWRRQEICKVRCRGVPTVDMKNLCYHLEEKSGGKVIHRVGGVVFLYRGRHYDPRTRPRYPLMLWKPATPVYPKLIREVPEGLTKEEADEMRSKGRDLPPICKLAKNGIYITLVKDVRDAFEGNDLVKIDCEGLNPSDYKKIGAKLRDLVPCVLLSFDNEQILMYRGKEWKSRYSKPLTLIPKVPKNNPTVSSHVSGSDADEATDVGAQVAVREVLRPKMFKLWKSAVDSSLALLLDDAEANNLTPDSLLTRVEEFSITSQAVEHSFPALVVANHEVNTESISAEYINDESETSIAAGNQEENQLEQSPDLSNDEQFELDMLERLESSVPLGSLPIDTMMEQLNSE; translated from the exons atgccgccaccgccgccgcagcggcCGGCTCCCTCACGCGCCGGCCGCGCGAACCTCttctccgccccgccgcccccgctctGCAACCGCCACTACCCCCAGCACTGTTCCCTCCCCCTCCCGCCActctcccctcgccgccgccaccccaagAACCACGCCGAGCAGCGTTCCCAAGAACAACAGGAGCCAGCAGACGGCGGTCCGAGAGCGACCACCAGCAACGACAACCCCGCCTTCCGCGCGGCCCACCTCCGCACCGCGTACCGCAAGCCCGTGCCCCCGGTCGCGGCCGCCGGCGGTGGCGaggccctcctcgccgccgacccggCTGACGCCGCCTCGGGCCGCGCCGTCGTCGTGGGGCCCTCGGGCCTCTCCTTCCGCCTCCCCGGCGCGCCGTTCGACTTCCAGTTCAGCTACTCCGAGGGGCCCCGCGCACCGCCGCTCGCCATCCGGGAGCCCGCGTTCCTGCCCTTCGCGCCGCCGACCATGCCGCGGCCCTGGACGGGCAAGGCGCCGCTGCTCACCAAGGAGGAGAAGGCGCGCCGCCGGGGCGTGCGGCTGCACACGCCGCTCGGGCAGGAGCCGCCGCAGACGGTGAGCCCGCACGGGATCATGATGGAGGTCAGGGGGAGGAGGCAGAGGGACCTGGCAAGGGTGAGCCCCGGCGACGGCAGGACCAGGGATGAAGTGCTCGGCGAGCCGCTCACTCCAGCCGAGGTGCGCGCGCTCGTCAAGCCTCACATCTCGCACAACCGACAGCTCAATATTG GAAGAGATGGCTTGACTCACAATATGTTGGAAATGATACATTGTCATTGGAGGCGGCAGGAAATCTGTAAAGTTAGATGCCGAGGCGTTCCAACTGTTGATATGAAGAATCTCTGTTACCACCTTGAG GAAAAGTCAGGTGGAAAGGTTATTCACAGAGTAGGTGGCGTTGTTTTTCTATATCGAGGAAGACATTATGACCCACGGACTCGTCCTCGCTATCCCCTAATGCTCTGGAAACCTGCTACTCCTGTATATCCAAAACTCATCAGGGAAGTCCCAGAAGGGCTTACAAAAGAAGAAGCAGATGAAATGAGAAGCAAAGGGCGCGATCTGCCACCAATTTGTAAATTAG CAAAAAATGGAATATATATCACTCTTGTCAAGGATGTGAGAGATGCTTTTGAAGGAAATGACCTGGTGAAGATTGATTGTGAGGGTTTGAATCCAAGTGACTACAAAAAGATTGGAGCAAAACTAAGG GATCTTGTTCCTTGTGTTCTTTTATCATTCGATAACGAACAGATATTAATGTACAGAGGCAAAGAATGGAAATCCAGATACTCGAAGCCTCTGACTCTCATTCCAAAAGTTCCAAAGAATAATCCGACAGTGTCATCTCATGTGAGTGGTTCAG ATGCTGATGAAGCCACCGATGTCGGCGCTCAAGTCGCGGTAAGAGAAGTATTACGGCCCAAAATGTTTAAACTGTGGAAGAGTGCAGTGGACTCGTCTCTGGCATTGCTGCTGGATGATGCCGAAGCAAACAACCTCACACCCGATTCGCTCCTGACGAGGGTTGAGGAGTTCAGCATCACATCTCAGGCAGTGGAGCACTCATTTCCAGCTCTGGTTGTGGCCAATCACGAGGTGAACACCGAGTCTATAAGTGCCGAGTACATAAATGATGAGTCAGAAACAAGCATTGCTGCGGGAAACCAAGAGGAGAACCAGCTTGAGCAATCACCTGATCTCAGCAACGATGAACAATTTGAACTCGACATGCTTGAGCGTCTGGAGTCGTCGGTGCCATTGGGGTCGCTGCCGATCGACACTATGATGGAGCAGCTGAACAGCGAGTGA